From the Lathyrus oleraceus cultivar Zhongwan6 chromosome 3, CAAS_Psat_ZW6_1.0, whole genome shotgun sequence genome, the window ACTTGATCCTTGGCGCTTCCATGTGactttctctctttgttcaccCCTTAATTCTTACATCCATAATTAAAACTCTATGTTGGATAGTCAAATATGTCCTCCAGTTTTATATGTGATAAGATGTTCATCTCTTTTCTTAAACCATATATTTGCTATAGTAAGATCCAAAGCCGACGAAAACTCCAAGATGGATTTACCCTCCGCATTCACCTCCCCTATGTCAAACTCCCCGTGCATGCTCTCAAAACCTCTTGCTACACTACCTACATGTCCATGAAAATCCCCTCCTAAAAAAAGCTTCTCTCCTTGAGGTATATTCTGAAATAATCGTTCTAAATCCTCCCAAATTTTACCTTAAACACGATGTACACGGCCAACAATAATCTTAAATGCGATATCCAAATCATAATGATAATTTGACTTCATTTTGGACAGCCCAACTATATGCTCGTGTAAAATTGAATTCAAACTTATCAATGTATGGTCAAAGTGAAAGGTGGCTCTTCATAAATAGTACTAGTACAAGTAATAACATCATGTCAAAATTACAAGGTTAAGTGGCCAATATTGACTAATGATAAGCATAAGCCTACAACAGAATTTCATACATCAACCAACAGTTATATCAAACACATTCAAATTCTTTCATATTATGAGACAGTATTTTTCTTGCACGTACGAGGGATAATGACACTTGATAGTTGATATACCTAGAGTTCTTAGTGTTTCAGCTTCAAATCCGTTTCCAGGGGAAAAACTTTGCCTCGGTGGTTGAAGATCATGAAGTCTAGGTTGGCAGGTAAAGAAACAATCCTGCATTGAATTGGAAGCAATTCTGGTATAAGGATCCAAATAATTCCATGACAAGTTATACTTCCATTAGCTATGAACACAAAATGAAATTACAAAGCCTTGCAAACAGAAGATTTCAGATAAACTGCTTCATATTAATGTGAAGAAGGTTCTCAGTGCTTTGATCAGCTTAAGCATAAGTCTTCCCAAGGAAGAGAGAGAGTATACAATTTCCTTTGACCCTTTTCTTTAAGATCAATGATGTCAATATTGAAAATATTAGTCAAATCAAACCCAACCGCCAACGGTCCACTAACAAGTTATGACTTATAAATAAAAAACCTGACAAATACAACTTAAGTCGTCCAATGCAAATTAATTAACCTTGTCAATACAATGAATAACATCAATGATAATTTAATTAATTAGTAATGTTTTGTTCATATAACAAACTAAGGGATGAACAATGCTTGATCTGCTGAAGCATATTTAACTTTTCCTTTGTCCCTTCTCTCTTTGACAAATGATGTCAGTACTGAGCATTTTAGTCAGATAAACCTAGCTGCTATTAATTTGACAATAGACTATGATGTATCATGTATGAATGAAAAGAACATCATAGCAGTGTTGTTAAATAGCAGCTATAGCGGCACTGTAACACTTTAACTTAGAGGAATTAGGACAAACTGCTATTGTTTGCAACACACTATCTACTACCATATGTGGTCGAATAGTGGCTGTAGTGGTGGTGTAGCAGTATTGCGTAGCGGAATTGTAACAGTCTATTTTCCGCTATTGTTAACACTGCTCCGTAGTTCCTTTAGGAATTATTCAAAAACGCATTAGGTGAACATAAACCACACATGGTGCTTAAATGCCCCATAGCAAAATAATGGACTTTGCCGATACAATGagaacatatcaatgatcatttGGTAGTGTTCATATATGCAAACCACGCCACTAGTAGAATCCTCATAAACCATCAAGGAAGACATGTCAATTTCATATATAGCATGATAGGAAACCAAGGATTTGTTTGGCATAGATATATCGCAAAAAGTATACCAGAGAACAACTGGTATGTCATTCGTAAAGTTAAATAAGTGTGCCTTTAGTTTGAGTTAAAGACAAGTGAAATTGAACATAAATAAAATCATAGATAACCAAATTACTCGACAATGTAGTCTTATTTGTTGAAAACAAGATTGTATGTCTTCATTTTATCCCAACTTAATGAATGTTGGCTATTCATTCATATTTCTTACCTAGAAATATCATATCCATTTGTTTTCAAAGTGAAAACTCGTAACAATGATTGAAGTGGATTCAAATTATTCTTGCTTTCAACTTCTCAAAATATTGCATAAAGTGAAACTTTTCCATTCCCTCATAAGTCAAAACTTAAACACCActtatttttcttcttttgtttCACTCCATCTGTTTCTAGGTGACCCTTGACCGTCATATAAGGTTTTCCACAcataacaaaaataataaatgaatgaatgagTGTAAAAAATTTAAAATACGTTCTTACTAACCATTGGGGTTTAATCCTTGTCATAAGTGAGTGGTGGAGTATAATGAGCTGAGAGTAATGTCTAATACTATCAATTACTGTGTAAAATTTTTAAAAACTAACCATGTTTAAAGCACAAAAAATGACGCCCaatttgaatattttattttttctaaaaCGACGGCCAATGAGAAACGGAGGGAATACTAATTTTTTACTTTTTAGCTCCACTCCTCTCTGTCAAGTATTCTCTACGAACAAAACTAGCTTCAAATAAATCAACAGAAGTAAATCAAGGCAAAACAGACAAATCTTCAATATCTAATATGAGAACTCAAGCTAGGTATAGTACATTTTAGGAGTTATTTGACTTTGAACATTATTATAGTTCCCTTCTgtaacaaaaacaacaacaaccaagcCTAATCCCACTATGTTGGGTCGGTTACATGGATCAACTTTCGTCATATTGTTCTATCCAGAACCATGCTTTTATCCAAATCATTAATCTCGAGATCTTACTTAATAACTTCTCTTATAGTCTTTCTAGGTCTTCCTATTTCTCTATTTGTTTGAATTCTCTCCATCTGATCTACTCTCTTTACCACAAAATCTATGGGTCTTTTCCCTTCTCTAACATAAAAGTAAATCTTTCAAACCAAATAACAGACAAAATCTCCTAACAGATCATTCACATCCACTAGTCTAAACAAATATCTCAGAACAAAAGCAACCTAAAAACAAACAATTAAAGCAAGAACCCTAAATAATTAAATAGAATGATCCTAATATAGAAAGGGATAGATAAGAAGAAGAAACCTGTTTTCATCAGATTGTGGGTGTATGGACAAAAACTTCCCAGGCACAGTTAGCGCAGCCCAGAAACAAAGCACCAATCCAACAAACAGCTCAATCACCACCTGCATCATCATAATCACATAAAACCCTAACTCAAAAACACCAAACACAAAAccaattaaaaaaaaaagtttcaaaattaactAATTAACTAGGTTACATTAAAAGGAGGTGCTGAAAACTCTTCTTCAGTAATCTTCAACAAGCTCTTATCTACAATGAAGTAAGATGAAAACAAATTAACGAGAATTCAAAAGTTGAAAGCTTAAAGCAGAAATAGAAACAGAAAGGTGTGGTTACACTGGATGGTGGAATAAGCGGCGTGAAATATAACGAGAGCACCGAAAACTCCAACAGTTAAAGCTAGAGCCATTGTTGTTACAACAGAGATCTACAGTAAGGAGCTCTGGAAATTTGAAGATGGTGACTGAACTGAGTAAATCGCCGCAGAATTGCAAGTCAATTGTTATGCTACCAAATTTCAGCCCCATACAAACATGAAATTCCAATTTTATCCAAAGGTAAATTCTCATTTTTACCGTTCAAAGATAGTTGAAGTGAATCttgtaaaaaaataaaaagatgatTAAAGTGAAAATCCGCCAAAAAGTAAAAGTTAGTTTTAGTGTAAAATAACTCACTCACAGAATGAttctttcatttcaaaatttaCATATTTACAAATTAACATATATACTGTTCTCCAAAATAATTTATTTTGATTATACAATTCCGAAAAACTTCAGTATAGAAAAATCTGGAAACTAAGCAAAGGTATTCTATAACTAAATGATGTCCTAAAAACTGAATATTGATTAAAGAAGAATAGGGAAACAATAGTGTTTGAAGCTCAAAGATCTTCAATGGCACCATAAAGCAACTTTCGCAATGGAAAAACTTGACATAACTTCGTTTCAACATGCATAGCGGTGGCTATGGCGGTGGGTGCAACACTGACAGAAATTGCATGTCTGTTGGGGTCATGTTGAGTTTTCATTCATGGAAGATGATGGGCCGTTTGAAGAGAGAACAAAGAGAAGATGAAAAGGGAAATAATATAAGGAGAATTGGTCTA encodes:
- the LOC127125792 gene encoding membrane magnesium transporter codes for the protein MALALTVGVFGALVIFHAAYSTIQYKSLLKITEEEFSAPPFNVVIELFVGLVLCFWAALTVPGKFLSIHPQSDENRIVSLPANLDFMIFNHRGKVFPLETDLKLKH